Proteins encoded together in one Thermomonospora curvata DSM 43183 window:
- a CDS encoding SixA phosphatase family protein: MPTLIVLRHAKAVDGAGMADIDRPLASRGHRDAAATGQWLRENDLVPDLVLCSTAVRTRETLEDLALPSPVEFEPGLYDNHVDIAFSLIREVDDDVDRLLVIGHNPSMHQLVYDLTGGAPESFPTCALAVIELSGPWPDTWPGGGTLLTHRTPKD, translated from the coding sequence ATGCCCACTTTGATCGTTCTGCGTCATGCCAAGGCCGTCGACGGCGCCGGAATGGCCGACATCGACCGGCCGCTGGCGAGCCGGGGCCACCGTGACGCCGCGGCCACCGGCCAGTGGCTTCGTGAGAACGACCTGGTGCCCGATCTGGTGCTGTGCTCCACGGCGGTGCGCACCCGGGAGACCCTGGAGGATTTGGCGCTGCCGTCCCCGGTGGAGTTCGAGCCGGGTCTTTACGACAACCACGTCGACATCGCCTTCTCGCTGATCCGGGAGGTGGACGACGATGTCGACAGGCTGCTGGTGATCGGCCACAACCCCTCGATGCACCAACTGGTCTACGACCTGACCGGGGGTGCTCCAGAGTCGTTCCCCACCTGCGCCCTCGCGGTGATCGAACTGTCCGGTCCGTGGCCGGACACCTGGCCGGGCGGCGGGACGCTGCTGACCCACCGCACCCCCAAGGATTGA